From Eleftheria terrae, the proteins below share one genomic window:
- the infA gene encoding translation initiation factor IF-1, which produces MAKEELIEMSGLVDEVLPDSRFRVTLDNGHQLVAYTSGKMRKHHIRILAGDKVSLELSPYDLSKGRVTFRHLEGRGPSTGAPRRPGK; this is translated from the coding sequence ATGGCGAAAGAAGAACTGATCGAAATGAGTGGCCTGGTTGATGAAGTGTTGCCCGACTCGCGGTTTCGCGTGACGCTGGACAACGGGCATCAGCTGGTGGCCTATACCTCCGGCAAGATGCGCAAGCACCACATTCGCATCCTGGCTGGCGACAAGGTGTCCCTGGAGCTGTCGCCCTACGACCTCAGCAAAGGCCGCGTGACTTTCCGCCATCTGGAAGGCCGGGGCCCGTCGACCGGCGCGCCGCGTCGCCCGGGCAAGTAA